Proteins encoded by one window of Salmo trutta chromosome 17, fSalTru1.1, whole genome shotgun sequence:
- the LOC115151889 gene encoding VPS9 domain-containing protein 1 produces the protein MQSLHPERLVTTITTTTTTIIMAAAGADMKPLQNAMKIAKVAIQLDAGNRHKEAYCEYLRSINFISHSLLEDAVSRQGEIVAVEVEKMLRLAEQCLERAKSSFIGRRDEPATPTSYTTPINLAALSLTTTLAVSPGKIVSPQPQEPVIYSGPKHNPRPGQRRVLSEGGGEVTTFLPPEVFQSLQIVESQDTRKGLTPIEEASRLNQKLKENYEARLARLPPAQARTQKTSLTLSLQRQMMENLIIAKARQDALQRKMEERRLRLQEEANRRFAASGTITAEEQEQRILYTNVLEYEQDHDWPKLWKANIKKNPDDATLVSGLVSCLLSCPDHPVMMLLKRLQYRVYNRLYPIVSKSLPASPALPMKPSHSAQSLLMSDSHQNASKSEVGHSMSSDASLNISFSHDHIANEEDGDGPHTLDRENSFEDLEQFLTQLDWAPSHGDPDVTFEQSQLDQEESLVQDLEMRDLKEHLKAIVKDIHIAIDQLLSLCLLSFECLNTASSKDLCVASIEEAFFTPLWSSLLALFRKVHRERELSFESSMRLYRDASPGDVGVASKLYPQDPVVLRGSYPYDSAVQELRLLCRDCCPQRKLECIVRTLRLICACAEDYSCLHEAESKTAAIGADDLLPILSYVALRCELPQLVSECAALEEFIHEGYLIGEEGYCLTSMQSALQYVESLHTGGFQLHNTKFT, from the exons ATGCAGAGTTTACATCCGGAACGATTGgtcacaacaataacaacaacaaccaccaccatcatcatggcAGCAGCTGGCGCTGACATGAAGCCCCTTCAAAATGCCATGAAAATAGCTAAAGTAGCTATACAATTGGACGCAGGGAACCGACATAAG GAAGCTTACTGTGAATATTTGAGGAGTATCAACTTCATCTCCCACTCACTTCTGGAGGATGCTGTATCGAGGC AGGGAGAGATAGTAGCAGTAGAGGTGGAAAAGATGTTGAGGCTGGCTGAGCAGTGTTTGGAGAGAGCCAAGTCCTCCTTCATAGGAAGGAGAGATGAACCCGCAACCCCTACCTCCTACACCACACCTATTAACTTGGCAGCACTCAGCCTGACCACAACCTTAGCAGTAAGCCCTGGAAAGATTG TTTCGCCACAACCACAAGAACCAGTTATTTACTCGGGGCCTAAACATAACCCCAGGCCTGGACAGCGCAGAGTTCTCTCTGAGGGTGGAGGGGAGGTCACCACCTTCCTGCCCCCAGAAGTCTTCCAGAGTTTGCAGATAGTGGAGTCACAGGATACCAGGAA GGGGCTTACACCCATAGAGGAGGCCTCGCGGTTGAACCAGAAGTTGAAAGAAAATTATGAAGCTCGTCTGGCCCGACTCCCCCCTGCTCAGGCCCGTACACAGAAGACTTCCCTG ACTCTCTCTCTTCAGAGGCAGATGATGGAGAACCTGATCATTGCCAAGGCCAGGCAAGATGCT CTCCAaaggaagatggaggagaggagactgcgGCTGCAGGAGGAGGCCAACAG GAGGTTTGCAGCGTCTGGAACAATTACTGCAGAAGAACAGGAGCAACGTATTCTGTACACAAATGTTTTGGAATATGAACAAGATCAT GACTGGCCCAAGCTATGGAAAGCCAACATTAAGAAAAATCCTGATGATGCCACATTGGTGTCCGGCCTTGTTTCATGTCTTCTCAG CTGTCCAGACCATCCTGTTATGATGCTACTGAAAAGGCTCCAGTACAGAGTTTACAACAGGCTCTACCCAATCGTGAGTAAGAGTCTCCCTGCAAGTCCTGCCCTGCCCATGAAACCCTCCCACAGCGCTCAGAGCCTGTTGATGTCAGACTCTCATCAGAACGCGTCAAAATCAGAAGTGGGCCACAGTATGTCCTCCGATGCCTCTCTCAATATTTCCTTCTCCCATGACCATATTGCTAACGAGGAGGATGGGGATGGGCCTCATACACTGGACAGGGAGAATTCGTTTGAGGATCTGGAGCAGTTTCTGACACAGCTGGACTGGGCTCCATCACATGGGGACCCTGATGTGACCTTTGAACAGTCACAGTTGGATCAGGAGGAGTCTCTCGTTCAAGACTTGGAGATGCGTGATCTCAAAGAACACCTCAAGGCTATTGTGAAGGACATCCATATTGCCATTG ATCAACTGCTGTCGCTATGTCTGCTCTCCTTTGAGTGTCTGAACACAGCCAGTTCTAAGGACCTGTGTGTGGCCAGCATAGAAGAAGCCTTCTTCACTCCCCTCTGGAGCTCTTTGTTGGCTCTCTTCAG GAAGgtccacagagagagggagctgtcCTTTGAGTCCAGTATGAGGCTGTATCGAGATGCCTCACCTGGTGATGTTGGTGTCGCATCGAAACTGTACCCCCAGGACCCTGTCGTGCTGCGTGGTTCCTACCCCTATGACTCGGCAGTGCAGGAGCTTCGCTTGCTGTGCAGAGATTGCTGTCCCCAGAGAAAGCTGGAGTGCATTG TTCGGACGTTGCGTCTGATCTGTGCTTGTGCTGAGGACTACTCCTGCCTTCATGAGGCAGAATCCAAAACCGCAGCCAT CGGGGCAGATGACTTGTTGCCCATCCTCTCCTATGTGGCTCTGCGCTGTGAGCTGCCTCAGCTGGTGTCAGAGTGTGCTGCCCTGGAGGAGTTCATTCATGAAGG GTATCTGATTGGAGAGGAGGGCTACTGCTTGACCTCCATGCAAAGTGCTCTGCAATATGTGGAGTCATTGCACACAGGAGGATTTCAGCTGCACAACACTAAATTCACCTGA